A stretch of the Dyella telluris genome encodes the following:
- a CDS encoding ATP-binding response regulator: protein MPRIRVLQIEDSQLDAELVLSELDADHIEYDVTLVDAEREYLSALDEFQPDIVLSDLSMPGFSGQRALDILRERDQDLPFIFVSATLGEEAAIEALRNGATDYILKQNPARLASAVRRAMREAEAQRARRRAETELIRAQRFESLAMLAGGLSHDLRNLLQPLLLAGDSLQDYQDDPRLARLGRLVRDCGKRGLDMVQSMLSFARGARRAEQVRVGALLDALGLLLQGSVPRNVTLELEAFDPDLSFDGNHTELQQCLLNLSLNALQAMPEGGQLRIIASRASLPESFFLPGEEAREGNYVCLTVSDTGTGMDKAALQHLFEPFYTTKESGTGLGLVSCKRIITAHGGVVRVESVPGEGTRFHMHIPLIRQPVDVLDEPETVNLQGEAERLLVVVEEAGQLSLLVDTLDSWGYQAHASQSGTAALQWLEAQGVPDLVVLDADMNLFTGVRTLAALFDHGYRGAVILLARPDAPPDMDELPVMEHLYTVDKPVSTMKLLRTVREALEESATGAGPVGPM, encoded by the coding sequence TTGCCCCGAATCCGTGTACTGCAGATCGAGGACAGCCAGCTCGACGCCGAACTGGTGTTGTCCGAGCTGGACGCCGATCACATCGAGTACGACGTGACGCTGGTGGACGCCGAGCGCGAGTATCTTTCCGCGCTGGACGAATTCCAGCCGGACATCGTGCTGTCGGACCTGAGCATGCCGGGCTTCTCCGGCCAGCGTGCGCTGGACATCCTGCGCGAACGCGACCAGGACCTGCCCTTCATCTTCGTCTCGGCGACGCTGGGTGAAGAGGCCGCCATCGAAGCGCTGCGTAACGGCGCTACCGATTACATCCTCAAGCAGAACCCGGCGCGACTGGCATCGGCCGTGCGTCGTGCCATGCGCGAAGCCGAAGCACAGCGCGCGCGGCGCCGCGCGGAAACCGAGCTGATCCGCGCCCAGCGCTTCGAAAGCCTGGCGATGCTCGCCGGCGGCCTCAGCCACGACCTGCGCAACCTGCTGCAGCCTCTGCTGCTGGCCGGCGACAGTCTGCAGGACTACCAGGACGATCCGCGCCTGGCCCGGCTCGGGCGTCTCGTGCGCGACTGCGGCAAGCGCGGGCTGGACATGGTGCAGTCCATGCTTTCGTTCGCGCGTGGTGCGCGTCGTGCCGAACAGGTGCGCGTGGGCGCGCTGCTCGACGCCCTCGGGCTGCTCCTGCAGGGCAGCGTGCCGCGCAACGTGACGCTGGAGCTGGAAGCCTTCGATCCCGACCTGAGCTTCGACGGCAACCACACCGAGCTGCAGCAGTGCCTGCTCAACCTCAGCCTCAACGCCCTGCAGGCCATGCCCGAAGGCGGCCAGCTGCGCATCATCGCCTCGCGCGCCTCGCTGCCGGAGAGCTTCTTCCTTCCTGGCGAAGAAGCCCGCGAAGGCAACTACGTTTGCCTCACGGTCAGTGACACCGGTACCGGCATGGACAAGGCGGCGTTGCAGCACCTGTTCGAGCCGTTCTACACCACCAAGGAAAGCGGCACCGGCCTGGGCCTGGTGTCGTGCAAGCGCATCATCACCGCGCATGGCGGCGTGGTGCGCGTGGAGAGCGTGCCCGGCGAAGGCACGCGCTTCCACATGCATATCCCGCTTATCCGGCAGCCGGTCGACGTGCTCGATGAACCCGAGACCGTCAACCTGCAGGGCGAAGCCGAGCGCCTGCTGGTGGTGGTGGAAGAAGCCGGCCAGTTGTCGCTGCTGGTGGATACGCTCGACTCGTGGGGCTACCAGGCCCACGCCAGCCAGAGCGGCACGGCCGCCCTGCAGTGGCTGGAAGCGCAGGGCGTGCCGGATCTGGTGGTGCTTGACGCCGACATGAACCTGTTCACCGGCGTGCGCACGCTGGCGGCGCTGTTCGACCACGGTTACCGCGGCGCGGTGATTCTGCTGGCGCGGCCCGATGCGCCGCCGGACATGGACGAGCTGCCGGTGATGGAGCATCTCTACACGGTCGACAAGCCGGTCTCGACGATGAAGCTGTTGAGGACGGTGAGGGAGGCGTTGGAGGAGAGTGCGACGGGGGCGGGGCCGGTGGGGCCGATGTAA
- a CDS encoding alpha/beta hydrolase — translation MAMAASLALGPVFAQEVSPAVAGDGSIHAGNVTLPYSSAASPEARAFFPKMLAAGSKAPPITAPIEQSRAFYDHMNTDRAHRMMAMYPVKTHRETIAGVVTDVVEPAQGIAPRNAHRVLINLHGGAFLWGAHSGGLVESVPIASLGRIKVISVDYRQGPEHVFPAASEDVEAVYRELLKQYEPASIGIYGCSAGGVLTGEAVARLIDDKLPVPGAIGTFCGSLVDMDGDSAYVGPLLNGAPVPDHPLRLGDLPYFKGASATDPLVFPGLSPTLLARFPPTLLITGTRDMAMSSVIRSQTLLSQAGVATELHVWEGMWHSFFSDPEMPESRAAYDTIVRFFDRHLTATGR, via the coding sequence ATGGCAATGGCCGCGTCGCTGGCCTTGGGCCCTGTGTTCGCGCAGGAGGTCAGTCCCGCGGTAGCTGGCGACGGCAGCATCCATGCCGGCAACGTCACCCTGCCCTACTCGTCGGCCGCCTCGCCTGAAGCGCGCGCTTTCTTCCCGAAGATGCTTGCCGCCGGCAGCAAGGCGCCACCGATCACCGCCCCCATTGAACAAAGCCGCGCCTTCTACGACCACATGAACACCGACCGGGCGCATCGCATGATGGCGATGTACCCCGTGAAGACGCATCGCGAGACCATCGCCGGCGTGGTGACCGATGTGGTGGAGCCGGCGCAGGGCATCGCCCCCCGGAACGCGCACCGCGTGCTGATCAACCTGCATGGCGGCGCGTTCCTGTGGGGTGCCCACAGCGGCGGGCTGGTGGAATCGGTGCCGATTGCCAGCCTGGGCCGCATCAAGGTGATCAGCGTCGACTACCGCCAAGGTCCCGAGCACGTCTTTCCCGCAGCCAGCGAGGATGTCGAGGCGGTTTATCGCGAGCTGCTGAAGCAGTACGAGCCCGCCAGCATCGGCATCTACGGATGTTCGGCCGGTGGTGTGCTCACCGGCGAAGCCGTTGCCCGACTGATCGACGACAAGCTTCCCGTGCCCGGTGCCATCGGCACTTTCTGCGGCTCGCTGGTGGACATGGACGGCGACTCGGCCTACGTGGGCCCTCTGCTGAATGGCGCGCCCGTGCCGGATCATCCTTTGCGGCTGGGTGACCTGCCCTACTTCAAGGGCGCCAGCGCCACCGATCCCCTGGTGTTCCCGGGGCTTTCGCCCACGCTGCTCGCCCGGTTTCCCCCGACATTGCTGATCACCGGCACACGTGACATGGCCATGAGTTCGGTCATCCGCAGCCAGACCCTGCTCAGCCAGGCCGGTGTGGCCACGGAGCTGCACGTGTGGGAGGGCATGTGGCATTCATTTTTCTCGGACCCGGAAATGCCTGAGTCACGCGCGGCTTACGACACCATCGTGAGATTCTTCGATCGCCATCTGACGGCCACCGGGCGCTAA
- a CDS encoding response regulator, whose product MNNRDLRTILLVEDSLADAEMALDALAGAHLANPVVHVEDGVDCLDYLYCRGEWAGREPVDPAVVLLDIKMPRMSGLEVLTQLREDDRFRRVPVVILSSSREESDLARSWDIGANAYVIKPVDVDQFFEAVRTLGQFWAVLNQAPDAT is encoded by the coding sequence ATGAACAATCGAGACCTCCGTACCATCCTGCTCGTCGAGGACAGCCTCGCCGATGCCGAAATGGCGCTGGACGCACTGGCGGGCGCCCATCTTGCCAATCCTGTGGTGCACGTCGAAGACGGCGTGGATTGCCTGGATTACCTTTACTGCCGTGGCGAATGGGCTGGCCGTGAGCCGGTCGATCCCGCGGTGGTATTGCTGGACATCAAGATGCCGCGCATGAGCGGCCTTGAAGTGCTGACGCAGCTGCGCGAGGACGACAGGTTCCGCCGAGTGCCGGTGGTGATCCTCTCCTCGTCGCGGGAGGAAAGCGATCTTGCGCGCAGCTGGGACATCGGCGCCAATGCGTACGTGATCAAGCCGGTGGACGTGGACCAGTTTTTTGAAGCGGTGCGAACCTTGGGCCAGTTCTGGGCCGTGCTCAACCAGGCACCGGACGCGACCTGA
- a CDS encoding sensor histidine kinase, giving the protein MKDRVALRWRLGGLLAAVLVIVALPYVVTRSGASEAIRASELVTHSSEVKSLTYRIAYVTRDSEAAIYRLINGDADAQVRLRAERAAHETPGLLEQLREMTRDSPDQQALIGSLSSVVSGRLALSGQAILRHDHGDEQGAASAMRDSGALFKMDNLIDGIVHNEDNTLLSRRDAASRESFNSELALTITAIAQVLLLAIVVIVSERQISRRLRAEVREGQAVQRSQLIVQAVREPIALLDATLGTLLVNAAFGELYGLPPDFRQSLPLTEIGDGAWSDSALLQRLNDVLLLDRELWDYELIQRTVDGVDRHVVINARRLEQDGGGDPVLLLTLSDVTARALVEQQVKELNRQLEGKIEQVSDVNRELEAFSYSVSHDLRAPLRHISGFAGKLQQHLGEHADERSRHYIEVINDAAKRMALLIEDLLVFSRLGRGALRLQPVDMQSLADEARALAETDAHGRHIVWSIAPLPIVIGDENMLRTVWQNLMGNAVKYTGKCEVARIDVDVQRHRDGSYEFVVSDNGAGFDMQYAGKLFGVFQRLHRASEFPGNGIGLANVRRIVTRHGGRVWADAQPGLGAHFHFTLPSSDLAESFAQRRQ; this is encoded by the coding sequence ATGAAGGACCGGGTCGCCCTGCGCTGGCGGCTGGGCGGTCTGCTGGCCGCGGTGCTGGTTATCGTGGCCCTGCCGTACGTGGTCACGCGCTCCGGCGCGAGCGAAGCCATCCGGGCGAGCGAGCTGGTCACCCATTCCAGCGAGGTGAAGTCGCTCACCTACCGCATCGCCTATGTCACCCGGGACAGCGAGGCGGCGATCTACCGTCTTATCAACGGTGACGCCGACGCGCAGGTGCGCCTGCGCGCCGAGCGGGCCGCGCACGAAACGCCCGGCCTGCTGGAGCAGCTGCGCGAGATGACCCGCGACAGCCCGGATCAGCAGGCGTTGATCGGCTCGCTCAGTTCCGTGGTCAGTGGGCGCCTCGCGCTCAGCGGGCAGGCCATCCTGCGACACGACCACGGCGATGAACAAGGCGCGGCCAGTGCCATGCGCGATTCCGGTGCGTTGTTCAAAATGGACAACCTGATCGACGGGATCGTGCACAACGAAGACAACACCCTGCTCAGTCGCCGTGATGCCGCCAGCCGCGAATCGTTCAACAGCGAGCTGGCCCTGACCATCACGGCGATCGCGCAGGTGCTGCTGCTGGCCATCGTGGTGATCGTGTCCGAACGCCAGATCAGTCGCCGCCTGCGTGCCGAAGTGCGCGAAGGGCAGGCGGTGCAGCGCTCGCAACTCATCGTGCAGGCCGTGCGCGAACCCATTGCGCTGCTGGATGCCACCCTGGGTACCTTGCTGGTCAATGCCGCGTTCGGCGAGCTTTACGGCTTGCCACCGGATTTCCGCCAGTCGCTGCCGCTCACCGAGATCGGCGACGGCGCGTGGAGCGACAGCGCACTGCTGCAGCGCCTCAACGACGTGCTGCTGCTGGATCGCGAACTGTGGGATTACGAACTGATCCAGCGCACGGTGGATGGCGTGGACCGCCACGTGGTGATCAACGCCCGCCGACTGGAGCAGGATGGCGGTGGTGATCCGGTGCTGCTGCTGACCCTGAGCGACGTGACCGCGCGTGCGCTGGTCGAGCAACAGGTCAAGGAGCTCAATCGCCAGCTTGAAGGCAAGATCGAACAGGTGTCGGACGTGAACCGCGAGCTGGAAGCCTTCAGCTACTCGGTGTCGCACGACCTGCGCGCGCCGCTGCGTCACATCAGCGGCTTCGCGGGCAAGCTGCAGCAGCACCTGGGCGAGCACGCGGACGAACGTTCGCGTCACTACATCGAAGTGATCAACGATGCCGCCAAGCGCATGGCATTGCTGATCGAAGACTTGCTGGTGTTCTCGCGCCTGGGCCGTGGCGCGCTGCGCCTGCAGCCGGTGGACATGCAGTCGCTGGCGGACGAGGCGCGCGCACTGGCGGAAACCGATGCCCATGGCCGCCACATCGTGTGGTCCATCGCGCCGCTGCCCATCGTCATCGGCGACGAGAACATGCTGCGCACCGTCTGGCAGAACCTGATGGGCAATGCGGTGAAGTACACCGGCAAGTGCGAAGTGGCGCGCATCGACGTGGATGTGCAGCGCCATCGCGACGGCAGCTACGAGTTCGTGGTGAGCGACAACGGCGCCGGCTTCGACATGCAGTATGCGGGTAAACTGTTCGGCGTGTTCCAGCGACTGCACCGGGCCTCGGAATTCCCGGGCAACGGCATTGGCCTTGCCAACGTGCGTCGCATCGTGACGCGACATGGAGGACGCGTCTGGGCCGACGCCCAGCCGGGACTGGGCGCGCACTTCCACTTCACCCTGCCGTCCTCGGACCTCGCAGAAAGCTTTGCGCAGAGGCGCCAATGA
- a CDS encoding sigma-54-dependent transcriptional regulator, giving the protein MSQQTVLVIDDERDIRELLTITLGRMDLLVDAVGTVTEARRALAERHYDLCFTDMRLPDGTGHEVVELISAEHPDTPVAMITAYGNVDAAVSALKAGAFDFVSKPVDIQMLRRLVRTALRLAEEKRSGHAAAKPDGNERLIGDSPAMQQVRATIGKLARNQAPVYIAGESGVGKELVARLIHEQGPRATGPFVPVNCGAIPSELMESEFFGHRKGSFTGAVGDKEGLFQAAHGGTLFLDEVAELPLHMQVKLLRAIQEKAVRPIGAREEVPVDVRILSATHKNLAALVEQGQFRQDLFYRINVIELRVPPLRERRGDVPLLASFVLRQLATKSGGTPGNLLPAAQQALEGYDFPGNVRELENILERAMAMCDGDQIDVSDLMLPQRTPRAPTEAAPPAPVGAQAAEPAPTAAPSASGGLDDYISNLERTAIIKALEESRYNKTAAAKKLGITFRALRYKLKKLGID; this is encoded by the coding sequence ATGAGCCAACAGACCGTTCTGGTCATCGACGACGAACGCGATATTCGCGAGCTTCTCACCATCACTCTCGGCCGCATGGATTTGCTGGTCGATGCAGTGGGCACCGTGACGGAAGCACGACGAGCCCTAGCCGAGCGGCATTACGACCTCTGCTTCACCGACATGCGCCTGCCAGATGGCACCGGCCATGAAGTGGTGGAGCTGATTTCTGCCGAACACCCGGACACGCCGGTGGCCATGATCACGGCCTACGGCAATGTCGATGCCGCCGTCAGCGCGCTGAAGGCGGGTGCCTTCGACTTTGTCTCCAAGCCGGTCGACATCCAGATGCTGCGCCGCCTGGTGCGCACGGCCCTGCGCCTGGCCGAGGAAAAGCGCAGCGGCCACGCCGCCGCCAAGCCCGACGGCAACGAGCGCCTGATCGGCGACTCGCCGGCCATGCAGCAGGTACGCGCCACCATCGGCAAGCTCGCCCGCAACCAGGCCCCGGTGTACATCGCCGGCGAATCGGGCGTGGGCAAGGAGCTGGTCGCGCGCCTGATCCACGAACAGGGCCCGCGTGCCACCGGCCCGTTCGTGCCGGTGAACTGCGGCGCCATCCCGTCCGAGCTGATGGAAAGCGAGTTCTTCGGCCATCGCAAGGGCAGCTTCACCGGCGCGGTCGGCGACAAGGAAGGCCTGTTCCAGGCCGCTCACGGCGGCACGCTGTTCCTGGACGAAGTGGCCGAACTGCCACTGCACATGCAGGTGAAACTGCTGCGCGCCATCCAGGAGAAGGCCGTGCGCCCGATCGGCGCCCGCGAAGAGGTGCCGGTGGATGTACGCATTCTCTCGGCCACCCACAAGAATCTTGCCGCGCTGGTCGAGCAGGGCCAGTTCCGCCAGGACTTGTTCTATCGCATCAACGTGATCGAACTGCGCGTGCCGCCCCTGCGCGAACGTCGCGGCGACGTGCCCCTGCTGGCCAGCTTCGTGCTGCGCCAGCTGGCCACCAAGAGCGGCGGCACCCCGGGCAACCTGTTGCCCGCCGCGCAACAGGCGCTTGAGGGTTACGACTTCCCCGGCAACGTGCGCGAGCTGGAGAACATCCTCGAACGCGCCATGGCGATGTGCGACGGCGACCAGATCGACGTCAGCGACCTCATGCTGCCCCAGCGCACGCCCCGCGCCCCCACCGAAGCCGCCCCGCCGGCCCCGGTCGGCGCACAGGCCGCCGAACCGGCACCCACGGCCGCCCCGTCGGCCAGCGGCGGTCTGGACGACTACATCAGCAACCTCGAACGCACGGCGATCATCAAGGCGCTGGAAGAGTCCCGGTACAACAAGACCGCGGCGGCCAAGAAGCTGGGGATTACCTTCCGGGCGTTGCGGTACAAATTGAAGAAGCTGGGGATCGACTGA
- a CDS encoding GH92 family glycosyl hydrolase has product MRCASVRALGPGLLALAVALGLASPLSAHAAEGHAADVDPRIGTGGDGHTFPGATVPFGMIQLSPDTAMPDFKHSYKYAAGYQYGDTSLLGFSHTHFSGSGHSDMGDVLVMPIAGDVRLEPGDVAKPGSGYRSRFSHDTEVEQAGYYAVTLSDYDVRAELTAGRRIGWHRYTFPAGKPAHLLLDLRPSIYDYDGKVLWSSLRVHDDGTVTGCRTTRGWAPGRELCFAMRFSQPMVSRTLYNRETNVVYKGFKGPGNQPEDRDGQSGRALEGVFDFGTLKQPLGVKVAISSVSEAGAVANLDAEGQGWDFDARRAEARASWDKALASIDVEGSKDQRVGFYTSLYHALLSPTLSMDVNGQFRGPDGAVHEAVDKNGKFEFHSTWSLWDVYRAQQPLMALLMPERSTDFIRSLIASRETSPFGILPVWAYQGMETWCMIGYHAVPVIADAYIKGVRGFDADAALKAMVASATYAPYGGLGEYMKLGYVPIDKEPEAASKTLEYAYDDWSLAQMAKAMGRKDIAATFDKRAGNWRNAYDPKTGFMRARKSDGSFREPFNPDTAGYGSDYTEGNAWQYSWYVPQDVAALIKAMGGDQHFVTKLDSVFDAKVDKSHFANVEDITGLIGWYAHGNEPSHHLAYLYDYAGAPWQTQKRLKQIMDSQYATRPDGLAGNDDLGQMSAWYIFSALGFYPVTPASDEYAIGRPFVARATLHLAGGKTFTVTADPLDDAHPYVGSVTLNGKPLDRVFLRHGEIIAGGELHFTMQAEPNRAWGQAAGDRPSSMSVSTTKVAGASGKADAKTPR; this is encoded by the coding sequence TTCGGCATGATCCAGCTGTCGCCGGATACGGCCATGCCGGACTTCAAGCACTCCTACAAGTACGCCGCCGGCTACCAGTACGGCGACACCAGCCTGCTGGGCTTTTCCCACACCCACTTTTCGGGCTCGGGCCACTCGGACATGGGTGACGTGCTGGTCATGCCCATCGCGGGCGACGTGCGCCTGGAGCCGGGCGACGTGGCCAAGCCGGGCAGCGGCTACCGTTCGCGCTTCAGCCACGACACCGAGGTGGAGCAGGCGGGCTATTACGCGGTAACCCTGAGCGATTACGACGTCCGCGCCGAGCTCACCGCTGGCCGCCGAATCGGCTGGCACCGCTATACCTTCCCGGCGGGCAAGCCGGCGCACCTGCTGCTGGACCTGCGCCCGAGCATCTATGACTACGACGGCAAGGTGCTGTGGTCCAGCCTGCGCGTGCATGACGACGGCACCGTCACCGGCTGCCGCACCACCCGCGGCTGGGCGCCCGGCCGCGAGCTCTGCTTCGCCATGCGCTTCTCCCAGCCGATGGTTTCGCGCACGCTCTACAACCGCGAAACCAACGTGGTCTACAAGGGCTTCAAGGGCCCGGGCAACCAGCCGGAAGACCGCGACGGCCAGAGTGGCCGCGCCCTGGAAGGCGTGTTCGACTTCGGCACGCTCAAGCAGCCGCTGGGCGTGAAAGTGGCGATTTCCTCGGTGAGCGAAGCCGGTGCGGTCGCCAACCTCGACGCCGAAGGCCAGGGCTGGGACTTCGACGCCCGCCGTGCCGAAGCACGCGCGAGCTGGGACAAGGCACTGGCATCCATCGACGTGGAAGGCAGCAAGGACCAGCGCGTCGGCTTCTACACCTCGCTGTATCACGCCCTGCTGTCGCCCACGCTGAGCATGGACGTGAACGGCCAGTTCCGCGGTCCGGACGGCGCCGTGCACGAGGCCGTCGACAAGAACGGCAAGTTCGAATTCCACTCCACCTGGTCGCTGTGGGATGTCTACCGCGCCCAGCAGCCGCTGATGGCGCTGCTGATGCCTGAGCGCAGCACGGATTTCATCCGCTCGCTGATCGCCTCGCGCGAAACCAGCCCGTTCGGCATCCTGCCGGTGTGGGCGTACCAGGGCATGGAAACGTGGTGCATGATCGGCTACCACGCGGTGCCGGTGATCGCCGACGCCTACATCAAGGGCGTGCGTGGCTTTGACGCCGACGCGGCGCTGAAGGCCATGGTGGCCAGTGCGACGTATGCACCGTACGGTGGCCTGGGCGAATACATGAAGCTCGGCTACGTGCCGATCGACAAGGAGCCGGAAGCCGCTTCCAAGACGCTTGAATACGCCTACGACGACTGGTCGCTGGCGCAGATGGCGAAGGCCATGGGCCGCAAGGACATCGCCGCCACCTTCGACAAGCGTGCAGGCAACTGGCGTAACGCGTACGACCCCAAGACCGGCTTCATGCGCGCGCGCAAGAGCGACGGCAGCTTCCGCGAACCGTTCAACCCGGATACGGCCGGTTACGGCAGCGACTACACCGAAGGCAACGCGTGGCAGTACTCCTGGTACGTGCCGCAGGACGTGGCGGCGCTGATCAAGGCCATGGGTGGTGACCAGCACTTCGTCACCAAGCTCGACAGCGTGTTCGATGCCAAGGTCGACAAGTCGCATTTCGCCAACGTCGAGGACATCACCGGCCTCATCGGCTGGTATGCGCACGGCAACGAACCCAGCCATCACCTGGCCTATCTGTACGACTACGCGGGCGCGCCCTGGCAGACCCAGAAGCGCCTGAAGCAGATCATGGACAGCCAGTACGCCACGCGGCCGGACGGCCTGGCGGGCAATGACGACCTGGGCCAGATGTCGGCCTGGTACATCTTCTCGGCGCTGGGTTTCTATCCGGTGACGCCGGCCAGCGACGAGTACGCCATCGGTCGTCCGTTCGTGGCGCGCGCCACGCTGCACCTGGCAGGCGGCAAGACGTTCACGGTCACGGCCGATCCGCTGGACGACGCGCACCCCTATGTCGGCTCGGTGACGCTCAACGGCAAGCCGCTGGACCGGGTGTTCCTGCGCCATGGCGAGATCATCGCCGGCGGCGAGCTGCACTTCACCATGCAGGCCGAGCCCAACCGGGCCTGGGGACAGGCCGCGGGCGACCGTCCTTCGTCGATGAGCGTGTCTACGACCAAGGTCGCGGGGGCTTCCGGCAAAGCTGACGCCAAAACACCTCGCTGA
- a CDS encoding trehalase family glycosidase, with the protein MTRHATSSIRVRLLTVALTGAMAGSAMAAAPDPAKTRAYIDQAWTTLTRSQDDCAALTDTKVVGHPVLYVPADMPVPASVTAIGKRCGIDVKPLPRKIGQLGDIDATTLTQQGLLYLPRPYVVPGGFFNEMYGWDSYFILLGLVADHKLDLAKDMVDNALFEVAHYGGVLNANRTYYLSRSQPPFLTAMMTALLDDPASFSSADARHAWLAKAYPLAVRNYEIWTRTEHRAGDTGLARYYDFGSGPVLEAKDSEFYQGVIRWLIAHPKEDPGYLIKGAQHPDDAEAARLKEASCDVRASKVCEGAWVNGYRLTADYFHGDRAMRESGFDTNSHFGPFGGSTHHYADASLNSLLYRYERDLHDFALQLGRAGDAGRWAKAADARKAAMNKYLWNAKDGMYRDYDFVAGKPSPFPYVTTYYPLWAGAASPQQAKAVSGKLTIFERKGGLSMDDRPVGLQWGDPFGWAPTNWLAVKGLDDYGFHDDARRIATKFAASVDQGLADDGTIREKYNMALGNADVKVSAGYSDNVVGFGWTNGVYLKLHQLLDQPAKKTAPATTPETTR; encoded by the coding sequence ATGACCCGCCATGCCACTTCGTCCATCCGCGTTCGCCTGCTGACCGTTGCGCTCACCGGCGCGATGGCTGGTTCCGCCATGGCTGCCGCGCCCGATCCGGCCAAGACCCGCGCTTACATCGACCAGGCCTGGACCACGCTGACACGTTCGCAGGATGACTGCGCCGCATTGACCGACACCAAGGTCGTCGGCCACCCGGTGCTCTACGTACCGGCCGACATGCCTGTACCCGCCAGCGTGACGGCCATCGGCAAGCGCTGCGGCATCGACGTGAAGCCGCTGCCGCGCAAGATCGGCCAATTGGGCGACATCGACGCGACCACGCTGACGCAGCAAGGCCTGCTCTACCTGCCCCGCCCGTACGTGGTGCCCGGTGGCTTCTTCAACGAAATGTACGGCTGGGACAGCTATTTCATCCTGCTGGGGCTGGTCGCCGACCACAAGCTGGACCTGGCGAAAGACATGGTCGACAACGCGCTGTTCGAGGTGGCGCATTACGGCGGGGTGCTCAACGCCAACCGCACGTACTACCTCAGCCGCTCACAGCCCCCCTTCCTCACCGCCATGATGACGGCGCTGCTGGATGATCCGGCCAGCTTCTCCAGTGCCGATGCGCGCCACGCCTGGCTGGCGAAGGCGTACCCGCTGGCGGTGCGCAACTACGAGATCTGGACGCGCACCGAGCACCGCGCGGGCGACACGGGGCTGGCGCGTTACTACGACTTTGGCAGCGGCCCGGTGCTCGAAGCGAAAGACAGCGAGTTCTATCAGGGTGTGATCCGCTGGCTGATTGCCCATCCCAAGGAAGACCCCGGCTACCTGATCAAGGGCGCACAACATCCCGACGATGCGGAAGCCGCGCGACTGAAGGAAGCCAGCTGCGACGTGCGCGCATCGAAGGTGTGCGAGGGCGCATGGGTCAACGGTTATCGACTCACGGCCGATTACTTCCATGGTGATCGCGCCATGCGCGAATCGGGTTTCGACACCAACTCCCATTTCGGCCCGTTCGGCGGCTCCACCCACCATTACGCCGACGCCAGCCTCAACAGCCTGCTCTATCGCTACGAACGCGACCTGCACGACTTCGCACTGCAACTGGGCAGGGCCGGCGACGCCGGGCGTTGGGCCAAGGCGGCAGACGCCCGCAAGGCGGCGATGAACAAATACCTGTGGAACGCAAAGGACGGCATGTATCGCGACTACGACTTCGTGGCCGGCAAGCCCTCGCCGTTCCCGTACGTCACCACGTACTACCCGCTATGGGCCGGCGCCGCTTCGCCGCAGCAGGCCAAGGCGGTGAGCGGCAAGCTCACCATCTTCGAGCGAAAGGGCGGCCTGAGCATGGACGACCGGCCGGTGGGCCTGCAGTGGGGCGATCCGTTCGGCTGGGCACCCACCAACTGGCTCGCGGTGAAGGGACTGGATGATTACGGCTTCCACGACGATGCGCGCCGCATCGCCACCAAATTCGCCGCCAGCGTGGATCAGGGACTGGCCGACGACGGCACTATCCGCGAGAAATACAACATGGCGCTTGGCAATGCCGACGTGAAAGTCAGCGCAGGCTATAGCGACAACGTGGTGGGGTTCGGCTGGACCAACGGCGTCTACCTGAAGCTGCACCAGCTCCTTGACCAGCCCGCGAAGAAGACCGCGCCGGCCACCACACCGGAAACCACACGATGA